From Ascaphus truei isolate aAscTru1 chromosome 20, aAscTru1.hap1, whole genome shotgun sequence, one genomic window encodes:
- the LOC142471031 gene encoding zona pellucida sperm-binding protein 3-like produces the protein MRLLVIFWLFMDPAVVVNSQYVPPGRSQWIPWQGSYPRPVVGSAQGSSRQVSQEQRISVQCEEQEMVVNVQRDLFGTGKLVKASDMTLGPQLCPPSSQSTDATVIFQAGLHECGNDLQMTPDWLVYNTNLTYSPTPSRNSPIIRTNPAVVLIQCYYPRYGNVSSKPIKPTWVPFSSTVSVEEKLSFSLYLMTDDWSSPRTSTVFQLGDIFHIEASIDTGNHVPMTIYIDSCVATLSPDVNSNPRYEIIALNGCLLDGKLEESSSAFVSPRPQPDKLQFMIDAFRFTGIDASTIYITCHLRAAAATQAPNALNKACSFRKASNIWSPVEGPSNTCSCCETGNCAATAGQSRRNNPSQNRRPWRREVALGPHSEQEQAFATLGPLLVVGPPDYKASATREESKQMAEIGVLVAVGGLCLVLMSVCIIVTVSRFSKRRVLLLTVQK, from the exons ATGAGGCTGCTGGTTATTTTCTGGCTGTTCATGGATCCTGCTGTAGTAGTGAATAGTCAGTATGTCCCTCCTGGGAGAAGTCAATGGATTCCTTGGCAGGGAAGTTATCCTCGGCCTGTGGTGGGATCTGCTCAGGGCTCATCCAGACAAGTGTCCCAAGAGCAACGtatcagtgtgcagtgtgaggagCAGGAGATGGTGGTCAATGTGCAGAGGGACCTGTTTGGAACTGGGAAGCTGGTGAAGGCCTCGGACATGACCCTAGGACCCCAGCTCTGCCCACCCAGCTCCCAGAGCACAGATGCCACAGTGATCTTCCAGGCTGGGCTGCATGAGTGTGGGAATGACttacag ATGACCCCAGACTGGCTTGTATACAACACAAACCTGACCTATAGCCCGACCCCTTCAAGGAACTCTCCCATCATCAGGACCAACCCAGCTGTGGTTCTCATCCAGTGCTATTACCCCAG ATATGGCAATGTGAGCAGCAAGCCAATCAAACCAACATGGGTTCCCTTTAGTTCCACCGTGTCTGTGGAAGAAAAGCTATCCTTCTCTTTGTACCTAATGACTG ATGACTGGAGCTCTCCAAGAACCTCCACTGTGTTCCAGCTGGGTGACATCTTCCATATTGAAGCTTCTATTGACACTGGGAACCATGTGCCTATGACCATCTACATTGACAGCTGTGTGGCCACATTGTCTCCTGATGTAAACTCCAACCCCCGTTATGAGATTATTGCACTGAATGG GTGCCTGCTGGATGGAAAACTGGAGGAGTCCTCATCTGCTTTTGTATCCCCAAGGCCCCAACCAGACAAGCTTCAGTTCATGATTGATGCCTTCAGGTTTACTGGGATAGATGCCTCCACA ATCTACATCACATGTCACCTGAGAGCAGCTGCAGCCACCCAGGCACCAAACGCTCTTAACAAGGCTTGTTCCTTCCGTAAAGCCAGCAACAT TTGGTCCCCTGTGGAAGGTCCCAGTAACACGTGTAGCTGCTGTGAAACTGGAAACTGTGCAGCAACCGCAGGTCAGAGCAGAAGAAATAACCCGTCGCAGAATAGAAGACCTTGGAGAAGAGAAGTAGCACTTG GCCCACACTCTGAGCAAGAACAAGCGTTTGCAACTCTGGGCCCCCTGCTTGTCGTCGGCCCCCCTGACTACAAGGCATCTGCAACAAGGGAGGAGTCCAAACAGATGGCTGAGATTGGGGTGTTGGTGGCAGTGGGGGGTTTGTGTCTTGTTCTAATGTCTGTCTGCATTATTGTGACTGTATCACGTTTCTCTAAGAGGAGAGTGCTTCTGCTGACTGTGCAGAAATAA
- the LOC142471030 gene encoding olfactory receptor 11A1-like, with protein sequence MSEATLRKYKDNRTVVTEFLLLGFENLQDLKILLFLVFLTIYILSLAGNLLIIVLVSASHCLHSPMYFFLRNLSMCEILFTTTTVPNMLHVIWAGKSFISVSGCIAQLYFYGSSGIAECFLLTVMSYDRYLAICHPLHYASTMDFSLFLRLVAYSWLGGFLLTLIVVSLIITLQFCDRYVIDNFFCDLAPILQLSCSDTSPVEIVVFVVCIPCFFFPLVIIVVSYIYIFITVLRIPSTAGRQKTFSNCSSHLAVVCTFYGTLIALYVKPPGEHSFKANKFLSLLYSVVTPLFNPIIYSLRNKVIQKALWTLMYSKLQKGKM encoded by the coding sequence ATGAGTGAAGCTACTCTGAGAAAATATAAAGATAACCGGACAGTGGTCACAGAATTCCTGCTGCTGGGATTCGAAAACCTCCAAGATCTCAAGATTTTACTGTTCTTGGTTTTTCTTACCATCTACATTTTGAGCTTAGCTGGAAACCTCTTGATCATAGTACTAGTGTCAGCCAGTCACTGCCTCCATTccccaatgtatttcttcctcaGGAATCTCTCCATGTGCGAAATCTTGTTCACCACAACGACCGTCCCCAACATGCTTCATGTTATATGGGCAGGAAAGAGCTTCATTTCAGTTTCTGGCTGCATCGCTCAGTTATACTTCTACGGTTCTTCAGGAATTGCTGAATGTTTTCTCCTAACAGTGATGTCTTACGATCGATATTTGGCCATTTGCCACCCATTGCATTATGCCTCCACAATGGACTTCAGTCTTTTTCTTCGCCTGGTTGCCTATTCATGGTTGGGAGGTTTCCTGTTAACGTTAATTGTAGTTTCTCTTATAATTACATTACAGTTTTGTGACCGTTACGTAATTGACAATTTCTTCTGTGATCTTGCCCCTATTCTTCAACTATCTTGTTCAGACACATCTCCTGTGGAAATTGTGGTATTTGTAGTATGCatcccatgttttttttttccattagtgATCATCGTTGTTTCTTACATCTACATCTTTATAACCGTCCTCAGGATCCCTTCCACTGCTGGAAGACAGAAGACTTTTTCCAACTGCAGTTCTCACTTGGCCGTTGTATGCACATTTTATGGAACACTGATCGCTCTGTATGTGAAACCGCCTGGAGAACACTCATTCAAAGCAAACAAGTTCCTATCATTGCTGTATTCTGTAGTGACTCCACTTTTCAATCCAATTATATACAGTCTGAGGAATAAAGTGATACAGAAAGCTCTGTGGACTCTTATGTATAGCAAACTGCAGAAAGGAAAAATGTGA
- the LOC142471032 gene encoding zona pellucida sperm-binding protein 3-like → MRLLVIFWLFMDPAVVVNSQYVPPGRSQWIPWQGSYPRPVVGSAQGSSRQVSQEQRVSVQCEEQEVVVNVQRDLFGTGKLVKATDMTLGPQLCPPSSQSTDTTLIFQAGLHECGNDLQMTPEWLVYSTNLTYSPTASRNSPIIRTNPAVVLIQCYYPRYSNVSSKPIKPTWVPFSSTVSVEEKLSFSLYLMTDDWSSQRTSTVFQLGDIFHIEASVDTGNHVPMTIYVDSCVATLSPDVNSNPRYEIIALNGCLLDGKLEDSSSTFRSPRPQPDKLQIMIDAFRFTGIDATTIYITCHLSTAAANQAPNALHKACSFSKASNTWSPVEGPSNTCSCCETGNCAATAGQSRRNNPPHNRRPGKREAALGPHSEQAFATLGPLLVVGPPDYKASATRQESKQMAEIWVLVAVGVLCVVVMSACIIVTVSHISKRRVLVQK, encoded by the exons ATGAGGCTGCTGGTTATTTTCTGGCTGTTCATGGATCCTGCTGTAGTAGTGAATAGTCAGTATGTCCCTCCTGGGAGAAGTCAATGGATTCCTTGGCAGGGAAGTTATCCTCGGCCTGTGGTGGGATCTGCTCAGGGCTCTTCCAGACAAGTGTCCCAAGAGCaacgtgtcagtgtgcagtgtgaggagCAGGAGGTGGTGGTCAATGTGCAGAGGGACCTGTTTGGAACTGGGAAGCTTGTGAAGGCCACAGACATGACGCTAGGACCCCAGCTCTGCCCACCCAGCTCCCAGAGCACAGATACCACGCTGATTTTCCAGGCTGGGCTGCATGAGTGTGGGAATGACttgcag ATGACCCCTGAATGGCTTGTATACAGCACAAACCTGACTTACAGCCCAACCGCTTCAAGGAACTCTCCCATCATCAGGACCAACCCAGCTGTAGTTCTCATCCAGTGCTATTACCCCAG atatagcaatGTGAGCAGCAAACCAATTAAGCCAACATGGGTTCCCTTTAGTTCTACCGTGTCTGTGGAAGAAAAGCTGTCCTTCTCTTTGTACCTAATGACTG ATGACTGGAGCTCTCAAAGAACCTCCACAGTGTTCCAGCTGGGTGACATCTTCCATATAGAAGCTTCTGTTGACACTGGGAACCATGTGCCTATGACCATCTACGTTGACAGCTGTGTGGCCACATTGTCTCCTGATGTAAACTCCAACCCCCGTTATGAGATTATTGCACTGAATGG GTGCCTGCTGGATGGAAAACTGGAGGATTCCTCCTCTACTTTCAGATCCCCGAGGCCCCAACCAGACAAGCTTCAGATCATGATCGATGCCTTCAGGTTTACTGGGATAGATGCCACCACA ATCTACATCACCTGCCATCTGagcacagcagcagccaaccAGGCACCAAACGCTCTTCACAAGGCTTGTTCCTTCAGTAAAGCCAGCAACAC TTGGTCCCCTGTGGAAGGTCCCAGTAACACGTGCAGCTGCTGTGAAACAGGAAACTGTGCGGCAACCGCAGGACAGAGCAGAAGAAATAACCCTCCACATAATAGAAGACCTGGGAAAAGAGAAGCGGCACTTG GCCCACACTCTGAGCAAGCATTTGCCACTCTGGGCCCCCTGCTTGTCGTCGGCCCCCCTGACTACAAAGCATCTGCAACACGGCAGGAGTCCAAACAGATGGCTGAGATTTGGGTGTTGGTGGCAGTGGGGGTTTTGTGTGTTGTTGTAATGTCTGCTTGCATTATTGTGACCGTATCCCATATCTCTAAGAGGAGAGTGCTTGTGCAGAAATAA